A region from the Actinoplanes sp. OR16 genome encodes:
- a CDS encoding sugar phosphate isomerase/epimerase, producing the protein MRIGTDTTKYPRFAREGALWTLDRLAEIGLEGAFFRSPYDLSPTLDPGEIREVVEHARHLGLYVEVGIAKVNPFATPESPQIRALGDGDYLAGFAKLVRLVTEAGITELWTATANYQFTIRGMYACDRFRTDVDWSEQLKATATVLKRIKPVIADAGAHLNIETHEEISSFEVVRLVEEAGPDAFGITFDTANVVVRGENPVAAARRVAPYVRQSHLRDVALLRNGAGVGRFLVPIGRGCIDWDELLGILLKECPHATLSIEGDFPHAGRQETEMTLYLDDPIWRAAHPDLTDEELASVVALEGGHDEEALRAPLSEEQALDFITTSAAELRRRLTALGDSC; encoded by the coding sequence ATGCGCATCGGCACCGACACCACGAAATATCCGCGGTTCGCCCGTGAAGGCGCCCTGTGGACCCTCGACAGGCTGGCGGAAATCGGCTTGGAGGGCGCCTTCTTCCGGTCACCCTACGATCTGAGCCCCACCCTGGACCCTGGCGAGATCCGCGAGGTGGTCGAGCACGCCCGGCACCTGGGCCTCTACGTCGAGGTCGGCATCGCCAAGGTGAACCCCTTCGCCACTCCCGAGTCGCCGCAGATCAGGGCGCTCGGCGACGGCGACTACCTGGCCGGCTTCGCGAAGCTCGTCCGGCTCGTCACCGAGGCCGGGATCACCGAGCTCTGGACGGCGACCGCCAACTACCAGTTCACGATCCGGGGCATGTACGCCTGCGACCGCTTCCGCACCGACGTGGACTGGTCCGAGCAACTGAAGGCGACGGCCACCGTGCTGAAGCGGATCAAGCCGGTCATCGCCGACGCCGGCGCTCATCTCAACATCGAGACGCACGAGGAGATCAGCTCGTTCGAGGTGGTCCGGCTCGTCGAGGAGGCCGGCCCGGACGCGTTCGGCATCACCTTCGACACGGCGAACGTCGTGGTCCGCGGCGAGAACCCGGTCGCCGCGGCACGCCGGGTGGCGCCGTACGTCCGCCAGTCCCACCTGCGGGACGTCGCTCTTCTGCGGAACGGTGCGGGAGTGGGGCGGTTCCTCGTACCGATAGGCCGGGGTTGCATCGATTGGGATGAACTGCTGGGCATCCTGCTGAAGGAGTGCCCGCACGCGACGCTGTCGATCGAGGGGGACTTCCCGCACGCCGGGCGCCAGGAGACCGAGATGACGCTCTATCTCGATGATCCGATCTGGCGGGCGGCACATCCCGACCTCACCGACGAGGAGCTGGCATCGGTCGTGGCCCTGGAGGGTGGCCACGACGAGGAGGCACTGCGGGCGCCGCTCTCCGAGGAGCAGGCCCTCGACTTCATCACGACGAGCGCGGCCGAGCTGCGGCGCCGGCTCACCGCATTGGGGGACTCATGCTGA
- a CDS encoding amidohydrolase family protein has product MLIDVHHHPDLEVVKQKRRELGMVLPSFIPEWTPAIGVEQMDMIGTSLSVLSAPAGTTFVPESEAPKLARAMNEEYAELIRAYPTRYGAFGSLPMPHADASVEEAVHALDVLGLDGVCLQSSYDGRYPDSYDDLLAELNARDAVVFIHPILIRERIADLPPALLEGTFDTTRMATRLAKADVFARFPRIRFILPHTGGMVPYIKWRIALYALQGDDWRVEPSAEDFAREIAKLDNIYYDTTLNLGPVEKLVDPTKILFGTDIPWAAGSILRLQRDAVTDPAITHENAFRLFPRIAGVLR; this is encoded by the coding sequence ATGCTGATCGACGTGCACCACCACCCGGACCTCGAGGTGGTCAAGCAGAAGCGGCGTGAGCTCGGCATGGTGCTGCCGTCGTTCATCCCGGAGTGGACCCCGGCCATCGGCGTCGAGCAGATGGACATGATCGGCACCAGCCTGTCGGTGCTCTCCGCGCCGGCCGGTACCACGTTCGTGCCGGAGAGCGAGGCGCCGAAGCTGGCCCGCGCCATGAACGAGGAGTACGCCGAGCTGATCCGTGCCTACCCGACCCGGTACGGCGCGTTCGGCTCGCTCCCGATGCCGCACGCCGACGCCAGCGTCGAAGAAGCCGTCCACGCCCTCGATGTGCTCGGACTGGACGGCGTCTGCCTGCAGTCCAGCTACGACGGCCGCTACCCGGACTCCTACGACGACCTGCTCGCCGAACTGAACGCCCGGGACGCCGTCGTCTTCATCCACCCGATCCTGATCCGCGAGCGCATCGCGGACCTGCCTCCGGCGCTGCTCGAAGGCACCTTCGACACCACCCGCATGGCGACCCGGCTGGCGAAGGCGGACGTGTTCGCGCGTTTCCCGCGAATCCGGTTCATCCTGCCGCACACCGGCGGGATGGTGCCGTACATCAAATGGCGGATCGCGCTCTACGCGTTGCAGGGCGACGACTGGCGGGTCGAGCCGAGCGCCGAGGACTTCGCCCGGGAGATCGCGAAGCTGGACAACATCTACTACGACACCACGCTCAACCTCGGGCCGGTCGAGAAGCTGGTGGACCCCACCAAGATCCTCTTCGGCACCGACATCCCGTGGGCGGCCGGCTCGATCCTGCGCCTGCAGCGGGACGCGGTGACCGATCCGGCGATCACCCACGAGAACGCGTTCCGCCTCTTCCCCCGGATCGCCGGAGTCCTGCGATGA
- a CDS encoding ornithine cyclodeaminase family protein, translating to MTVVLTRSDILQMINYPDVVDAVEKIHASLSAGSAAQPAPKAVTLPGSDAVFLPMTGLSASSMVVKLLADLPGVGQRSTIMITDAATGACEAILDGGVITAFRTAAASAVATRHLARPESRVLGLIGAGAQAHAHALAIRAVLPVTEVVIWNRTPARALSLAAALADSSDLSVRVEHSIEAVTSNVDVLCTLTPSRAPIISGSWFRPGLHVNAVGAPPRRDHREIDSEGVRRSRVVVDSHATALEKSGDVMIPVDEGVITPDHFARELGDVVTGRCVGRRSSDEITLYNSVGVGLQDLATARLMIDRALAEGLGTHIDLSR from the coding sequence ATGACGGTCGTGCTGACCAGGTCCGACATCCTTCAGATGATCAATTACCCGGACGTGGTGGACGCGGTCGAGAAGATCCACGCCTCGCTCTCCGCGGGCTCGGCGGCCCAGCCGGCGCCGAAGGCGGTGACACTGCCCGGATCGGACGCGGTGTTCCTGCCGATGACCGGCCTCTCGGCGTCGTCGATGGTGGTGAAGCTGCTCGCCGACCTCCCGGGGGTCGGCCAGCGGTCCACCATCATGATCACGGACGCGGCCACCGGGGCGTGCGAGGCGATCCTGGACGGCGGGGTGATCACCGCGTTCCGGACGGCCGCCGCCTCCGCCGTCGCCACCCGGCATCTCGCCCGTCCGGAGAGCCGGGTGCTCGGGCTGATCGGCGCGGGCGCCCAGGCGCACGCGCACGCCCTGGCGATCCGGGCGGTCCTGCCGGTGACCGAGGTGGTGATCTGGAACCGCACCCCCGCACGCGCTCTGTCGCTCGCCGCCGCTCTCGCCGATTCCTCCGATCTGTCGGTACGCGTGGAGCACTCCATCGAGGCCGTCACCTCGAACGTGGACGTCCTCTGCACCCTCACCCCGTCCCGCGCGCCGATCATCTCCGGTTCGTGGTTCCGGCCGGGGCTGCACGTCAACGCGGTCGGCGCCCCACCTCGCCGCGACCACCGGGAGATCGACTCGGAGGGCGTCCGCCGCTCTCGGGTCGTCGTCGACTCGCACGCCACCGCCCTGGAGAAGTCCGGCGACGTGATGATCCCGGTGGACGAGGGGGTGATCACTCCCGATCACTTCGCCCGGGAGCTGGGGGACGTGGTGACGGGCCGGTGCGTCGGCCGCCGATCGTCTGACGAGATCACGCTGTACAACTCGGTGGGGGTCGGGTTGCAGGACCTCGCCACCGCCCGGCTGATGATCGACCGGGCGCTGGCCGAGGGACTGGGCACGCACATCGACCTGTCCCGCTGA
- a CDS encoding SDR family oxidoreductase, with protein sequence MGTHIVEQARAAGHQVVIISRRHGVDLTTGAGLDRALDGVDVVIDVSNVVTLSEKRSVDFFGTVTRTLNEAERKAGVAHHLVLSIVGVDRVDFGYYRGKLRQEELALSSGVPATVLRATQFFEFPGQQLAQMPGPIAVVPKMVSQPIAASEVATELLRLAEGPALGLAPDIAGPEVLEIAAMARRLIRHHRASSKIRAGGSDGERADGSGGKHADGSGGKRAGEDKRWVLSLPLPGSAGRAMASGGLLPTGPGPRGTITFESWLAER encoded by the coding sequence ATGGGCACACACATCGTCGAGCAGGCGCGGGCCGCCGGGCACCAGGTCGTGATCATCTCCCGGAGGCACGGCGTCGACCTGACCACCGGCGCCGGGCTCGACCGGGCGCTGGACGGGGTGGACGTCGTCATCGACGTCTCGAATGTGGTGACGCTCAGTGAGAAACGGTCGGTCGATTTCTTCGGTACGGTCACCCGTACCCTGAATGAGGCCGAGCGGAAAGCCGGGGTCGCCCACCACCTGGTGTTGTCGATCGTCGGCGTCGACCGGGTGGACTTCGGCTACTACCGGGGGAAACTCCGGCAGGAGGAGCTGGCGCTGTCGAGTGGCGTGCCGGCGACGGTGCTGCGGGCGACGCAGTTCTTCGAGTTCCCCGGCCAGCAGCTGGCGCAGATGCCCGGGCCGATCGCCGTGGTGCCGAAGATGGTGAGTCAGCCGATCGCCGCTTCCGAGGTGGCCACCGAACTCCTGCGCCTCGCCGAGGGGCCGGCGCTCGGCCTGGCCCCCGACATCGCCGGCCCCGAGGTCCTCGAGATCGCCGCGATGGCCCGCCGCCTCATCCGGCACCACCGCGCATCCTCCAAGATCCGCGCGGGCGGAAGCGACGGCGAGCGCGCGGACGGGAGCGGCGGCAAGCACGCGGACGGGAGCGGCGGCAAGCGCGCGGGCGAGGACAAGCGGTGGGTGCTGAGCCTCCCGCTGCCGGGCAGCGCCGGCCGGGCCATGGCGAGCGGTGGTCTGCTGCCGACCGGGCCCGGGCCGCGCGGGACGATCACGTTCGAGAGCTGGTTGGCGGAGCGCTGA
- a CDS encoding pentapeptide repeat-containing protein, with protein sequence MIRELASLPYARFLQPLAGELEFGEDYSEVHLDGVELDGAQAGGARFSESAWTAVTFAGGDFDRVRLDDVWVSRCRFLGGSWASASLLNVSLLDSVLAGVQAYGSQWRRVVVQDCKIDSLNLRGARLQDVEFRDCDLTEVDFGDATLAGVTFPGTAIRRARFTKATVKKLDLRGARELDIAQGWESLAGAVIAPAQLAEAAPALAQTLGIVIR encoded by the coding sequence TTGATCCGGGAACTCGCTTCGCTGCCGTACGCCCGCTTCCTCCAGCCGCTCGCCGGCGAGCTGGAGTTCGGCGAGGACTACAGCGAGGTCCATCTCGACGGTGTCGAACTCGACGGGGCGCAGGCCGGCGGCGCCCGGTTCTCGGAGAGCGCATGGACGGCCGTCACGTTCGCCGGCGGCGACTTCGACCGGGTACGCCTCGACGACGTGTGGGTGTCGCGCTGCCGTTTCCTCGGTGGCAGCTGGGCCTCGGCGTCGCTGCTGAACGTCTCCCTGCTGGACAGTGTGCTGGCGGGCGTTCAGGCGTACGGCTCACAGTGGCGTCGCGTGGTCGTCCAGGACTGCAAGATCGACAGCTTGAATCTGCGCGGCGCCCGGCTGCAGGACGTCGAGTTCCGGGACTGCGACCTGACCGAGGTCGACTTCGGTGACGCCACGCTGGCCGGCGTGACGTTCCCGGGCACCGCGATCCGCCGGGCCCGCTTCACCAAGGCGACGGTCAAGAAGCTCGACCTGCGAGGCGCCCGTGAGCTGGACATCGCGCAGGGCTGGGAGTCGCTGGCCGGTGCGGTGATCGCCCCCGCCCAGCTGGCCGAGGCGGCGCCCGCGCTGGCACAGACCCTGGGCATCGTCATCCGCTGA
- a CDS encoding CPBP family intramembrane glutamic endopeptidase → MSDFPHPHSRRRVALILGAVVVVLVAVNVANKFGPPGTGLVAGPVVALGLLLLGRRAGLTWHDLGLSPRTLTRGSKYAAGAVLAVAVVYGIAAAVPATRPAFQDGRYDLNPHSVLQTAFLVIPLGTVLLEEVAFRGVLHGLVNRHRGAVWASVVSSVLFGMWHILPSLRLAEANKAIGAAVGGGAAGQVLAVAGAVAFTALAGLLLCELRRRSGSLLAAAALHWATNGMGLLVAAGLATVHFA, encoded by the coding sequence GTGTCCGACTTCCCCCACCCCCACTCCCGCCGGCGCGTCGCCCTCATCCTCGGCGCCGTCGTCGTGGTGCTGGTCGCCGTCAACGTGGCGAACAAGTTCGGCCCGCCGGGCACCGGCCTGGTCGCCGGCCCCGTGGTGGCGCTCGGCCTGCTGCTGCTCGGCCGCCGCGCCGGCCTGACCTGGCACGACCTCGGACTCTCCCCGCGCACGCTGACCCGCGGCTCCAAGTATGCCGCGGGCGCCGTCCTGGCCGTCGCCGTCGTCTACGGCATCGCCGCCGCGGTCCCGGCGACCCGGCCGGCGTTCCAGGACGGGCGGTACGACCTGAACCCGCACAGTGTTCTCCAGACCGCGTTCCTGGTGATCCCGCTCGGCACCGTGCTCCTCGAAGAAGTGGCCTTCCGTGGCGTCCTGCACGGCCTGGTCAACCGGCACCGCGGCGCGGTCTGGGCCAGCGTCGTCTCCTCGGTGCTCTTCGGGATGTGGCACATCCTCCCGTCGCTGCGGCTGGCCGAGGCCAACAAGGCGATCGGCGCGGCGGTGGGCGGTGGCGCGGCAGGTCAGGTCCTGGCCGTCGCCGGAGCGGTGGCCTTCACCGCCCTGGCCGGGCTCCTCCTCTGCGAACTCCGCCGCCGCAGTGGAAGCCTCCTGGCGGCGGCCGCCTTGCACTGGGCGACGAACGGCATGGGGCTGCTGGTGGCGGCCGGCCTCGCGACGGTCCACTTCGCCTGA
- a CDS encoding nucleoside deaminase: MTLVTSSEITAEDLAHLERAITLAWDARNGGDHPFGSLLVTPDGTVLEGLNSVVTGSDPTGHAETNLVRLAGRLDFATRAGSVLYTSTEPCAMCAGAIYWAGIGRVVFALSSEQLSTMVDEEEGVPPLNLSSREVFGHGGRPIVVDGPAPLPAATEVHHGFWR, translated from the coding sequence ATGACTCTGGTGACGTCGAGTGAGATCACTGCGGAGGACCTGGCTCATCTGGAGCGGGCGATCACGCTGGCCTGGGACGCGCGCAACGGGGGTGACCATCCGTTCGGATCGTTGCTGGTGACGCCGGACGGGACCGTGCTCGAAGGGCTCAACAGCGTGGTGACCGGTTCCGACCCGACCGGTCATGCCGAGACGAACCTGGTGCGGCTGGCGGGCAGGCTCGACTTCGCTACGCGGGCCGGGAGTGTTCTCTATACGAGTACTGAGCCGTGTGCGATGTGCGCCGGGGCGATCTACTGGGCGGGGATCGGGCGGGTGGTGTTCGCGCTGTCGTCCGAGCAGCTCAGCACCATGGTCGACGAGGAGGAGGGCGTGCCGCCGCTGAACCTGTCGTCGCGCGAGGTCTTCGGGCACGGCGGACGGCCGATCGTGGTGGACGGGCCGGCGCCACTGCCGGCAGCGACCGAGGTCCATCACGGGTTCTGGCGGTAG
- a CDS encoding LysR family transcriptional regulator, giving the protein MEQRQLEFFVAVAEELNFTRAARRTHAVQSTVSASIRALERDLGTALFDRSTTRVTLTDAGRALLPEAKNALDSLDTARAAVEGAGLGLRGSLRVGTLSGLTAVDLPGLVGDFRRRHDGVRLTMTVAAEGSEGLLTKLRDNRLDVAFVGVDTLAIEGIDLTPIATFQPRLLVSESHPLAGCGTVDPGDLAGEPFIDLPAGYCNRVRSDNDFRRAGLTRSIVVEVTDLTTVPSYVAAGLGVALVPPLRAEAGTAVIPIPLDPPATPWTLAVARSATLPASRAVQAFHDLIPAHTTTTTEY; this is encoded by the coding sequence GTGGAGCAACGCCAGCTGGAGTTCTTCGTGGCAGTGGCCGAGGAGCTCAACTTCACCCGTGCCGCACGACGCACCCACGCCGTGCAGTCGACCGTCTCGGCGAGCATCCGTGCGCTGGAACGTGACCTCGGCACCGCACTGTTCGACCGGAGCACCACGCGGGTGACGCTCACCGACGCCGGCCGGGCGCTGCTCCCCGAGGCGAAGAACGCACTGGACTCGCTGGACACCGCCCGTGCCGCCGTCGAGGGCGCCGGGCTGGGACTACGCGGCAGCCTGCGGGTCGGCACCCTCTCCGGCCTGACCGCCGTCGACCTGCCGGGCCTGGTCGGCGACTTCCGGAGGCGTCACGACGGTGTCCGCCTCACCATGACCGTGGCGGCCGAGGGCAGCGAGGGACTACTGACGAAACTCCGCGACAACCGCCTCGACGTCGCCTTCGTGGGTGTCGACACCCTGGCGATCGAGGGCATCGACCTGACACCGATCGCCACGTTCCAGCCCCGCCTCCTGGTGTCCGAAAGTCATCCCCTCGCCGGCTGCGGAACCGTCGATCCGGGCGACCTGGCCGGTGAGCCGTTCATCGACCTGCCGGCCGGCTACTGCAACCGCGTCCGCTCCGACAACGACTTCCGCCGCGCCGGCCTGACCCGCTCGATCGTGGTCGAGGTGACCGACCTGACGACCGTCCCGAGTTATGTGGCCGCCGGTTTGGGCGTCGCCCTGGTCCCACCACTGCGTGCGGAGGCCGGAACAGCCGTGATCCCGATCCCCCTCGACCCGCCCGCCACACCCTGGACCCTGGCCGTCGCCCGCTCCGCCACACTGCCAGCGAGCCGCGCGGTCCAGGCCTTCCACGATCTGATCCCGGCCCACACCACGACGACGACCGAGTACTAG
- a CDS encoding NAD-dependent epimerase/dehydratase family protein has product MKILLTGATGYIGSAVRTALIERGHEVTALVRSSAASAVVSESGASAVTGDVGDAALVRELAGKNDGVIHLAAPGPDVEASFAEAVLAASPEVFIRTGGVWVHGPGEAITEDTPRAAPALVAWREAIDLPVLAAPGVRSVLIEPGIVYGHGKGIPGLVVGAAQSGTFIGDGSQHWTTVHVDDLAALYVLALEKASAGSVFLGVGGDNPTARELGEAADRRLGLGGRVGPEDPARTIARLGDFGAALLVSQQAGGEKARRVLGWQPSRPSLISEIAAGGYDPS; this is encoded by the coding sequence GTGAAGATTCTGTTGACCGGTGCGACCGGTTACATCGGTTCGGCCGTCCGTACCGCGCTGATCGAACGCGGTCATGAGGTGACGGCTCTGGTGCGATCGTCGGCGGCGTCCGCCGTGGTCTCGGAGAGTGGTGCGTCGGCGGTGACCGGCGACGTGGGCGACGCGGCGCTCGTGCGTGAGCTGGCCGGCAAGAACGACGGCGTGATCCACCTGGCCGCTCCGGGGCCGGACGTCGAGGCGTCCTTCGCCGAAGCGGTGCTCGCCGCGAGTCCGGAAGTGTTCATCCGGACCGGCGGGGTGTGGGTGCACGGTCCCGGCGAGGCGATCACCGAGGACACGCCGCGGGCCGCTCCCGCGCTGGTTGCCTGGCGGGAGGCGATCGACCTGCCGGTGCTGGCCGCTCCCGGTGTCCGGTCGGTGCTGATCGAGCCGGGGATCGTCTACGGGCACGGCAAGGGCATTCCCGGGCTGGTCGTCGGCGCCGCGCAGTCGGGGACGTTCATCGGGGACGGTTCGCAGCACTGGACCACCGTGCACGTCGACGACCTGGCCGCGCTGTACGTGCTCGCGCTGGAGAAGGCGTCCGCCGGGTCGGTGTTCCTCGGGGTCGGCGGGGACAACCCGACCGCCCGGGAACTCGGTGAAGCAGCCGATCGCCGACTCGGGCTGGGCGGCCGTGTGGGACCGGAGGACCCGGCTCGGACGATCGCGCGGCTCGGCGACTTCGGTGCTGCTCTGCTCGTGAGCCAGCAGGCCGGTGGGGAGAAGGCTCGCCGGGTGCTCGGCTGGCAGCCCTCGCGGCCGTCGTTGATCTCGGAGATCGCTGCGGGCGGCTACGACCCGTCCTGA
- a CDS encoding cellulase family glycosylhydrolase yields the protein MLGRRTRKRLVAGLAGLALAITGGASAPTAVQAAAPATDWLHVSGNQIVDAAGNPVWLTGANWFGFNASERVFHGLWSANITEITRSMAQRGINIVRVPISTQLLLEWKAGTFGTVNVNTYANPELTGKNSLQIFDYWLALCEQYGIKVLLDVHSAEADNSGHIHPVWYKGTITPELYYQAWEWVTARYKTNDTIVAMDLKNEPHGTPGTTPRAKWDGSTDVDNWKYTAETAAKRILAINPEVLVLVEGQEVYPREGETWSSPNTDPDLSPNYYYNWWGGNLRGVRDHPINLGANQDQLVYSPHDYGPLVFNQPWFDKPFDKTTLTNDVWRPNWLYIHENRTAPLLIGEWGGRLGQDERQDRWMTALRDLIVENRLHQTFWVLNPNSGDTGGLLLDDWKTWDEQKYALLKPALWQQGGKFVSLDHQVPLGGAGSTTGINLSAAYGESDTVAPSVPGQPAASGITSSGVTLSWAASTDDVGVTSYDVLRNGTVVATVSGTTYNATGLTPETAYTFSVRARDAAGNVSAASAGRGVTTTAGSSSNDGGCTATYKTTSSWTGGFQAEVAVKNTGTTAGKGWVVNWTYPSGTTVASLWNGVQATPPVTVRNAEHNGALAAGASATFGLVGSGPAATPAVSCTLS from the coding sequence GTGCTTGGTCGAAGAACTAGAAAACGCCTTGTCGCGGGGCTGGCCGGCCTCGCCCTGGCGATCACCGGAGGGGCGAGCGCGCCCACCGCGGTCCAGGCTGCCGCGCCCGCGACGGACTGGCTGCACGTGTCCGGGAACCAGATCGTCGACGCGGCCGGCAACCCGGTCTGGCTGACCGGCGCGAACTGGTTCGGCTTCAACGCGTCGGAGCGTGTCTTCCACGGCCTCTGGTCGGCGAACATCACCGAGATCACCCGGTCGATGGCGCAGCGCGGCATCAACATCGTGCGGGTGCCGATCTCGACGCAGCTGCTGCTCGAATGGAAGGCCGGCACGTTCGGCACGGTCAACGTCAACACGTATGCGAATCCCGAGCTGACCGGCAAGAACAGCCTGCAGATCTTCGACTACTGGCTGGCGCTCTGCGAGCAGTACGGCATCAAGGTCCTGCTCGACGTGCACAGCGCCGAGGCCGACAACTCAGGGCACATCCATCCGGTCTGGTACAAGGGCACGATCACTCCCGAGCTGTACTACCAGGCGTGGGAGTGGGTGACCGCCCGCTACAAGACCAACGACACGATCGTCGCGATGGACCTGAAGAACGAGCCGCACGGCACGCCCGGGACCACGCCGCGCGCCAAGTGGGACGGTTCGACGGACGTCGACAACTGGAAGTACACGGCCGAGACCGCCGCCAAGCGCATCCTCGCGATCAACCCCGAGGTGCTGGTGCTGGTCGAGGGTCAGGAGGTCTACCCGCGTGAGGGCGAGACGTGGAGTTCGCCGAACACCGACCCGGACCTGTCGCCGAACTACTACTACAACTGGTGGGGCGGGAACCTGCGCGGCGTGCGCGACCACCCGATCAACCTGGGCGCGAACCAGGATCAGCTGGTCTACTCGCCGCACGACTACGGGCCGCTCGTGTTCAACCAGCCGTGGTTCGACAAGCCGTTCGACAAGACCACGCTCACCAACGACGTATGGCGGCCGAACTGGCTCTACATCCACGAGAACAGGACCGCGCCGCTGCTGATCGGCGAGTGGGGCGGTCGGCTCGGCCAGGACGAGCGCCAGGACCGCTGGATGACCGCGCTGCGTGACCTGATCGTGGAGAACCGGCTGCACCAGACGTTCTGGGTGCTGAACCCGAACTCCGGCGACACCGGCGGCCTGCTGCTGGACGACTGGAAGACCTGGGACGAGCAGAAGTACGCCCTGCTCAAGCCGGCTCTGTGGCAGCAGGGCGGCAAGTTCGTGAGCCTCGACCACCAGGTGCCGCTCGGTGGCGCCGGCAGTACGACCGGGATCAACCTGAGCGCTGCCTACGGGGAGTCGGACACGGTCGCGCCGAGCGTGCCGGGTCAGCCGGCGGCCAGCGGGATCACGTCGTCCGGTGTGACCCTGAGCTGGGCGGCGTCGACCGACGACGTGGGTGTGACCTCGTACGACGTGCTGCGTAACGGAACCGTTGTCGCGACCGTCTCCGGGACGACGTACAACGCGACCGGGTTGACGCCGGAGACGGCGTACACGTTCAGCGTCCGCGCACGGGACGCCGCCGGGAACGTGTCGGCGGCGTCGGCGGGGCGCGGTGTGACGACGACGGCCGGCTCCTCGTCGAACGACGGAGGGTGTACGGCCACCTACAAGACGACCAGCTCGTGGACCGGCGGGTTCCAAGCCGAGGTGGCGGTCAAGAACACCGGTACCACGGCCGGCAAGGGGTGGGTCGTCAACTGGACCTACCCGAGTGGGACGACGGTGGCCTCGCTGTGGAACGGGGTGCAGGCCACGCCGCCGGTCACCGTCCGCAACGCCGAGCACAACGGGGCTCTCGCGGCCGGGGCGTCGGCGACGTTCGGGCTGGTCGGTTCGGGTCCGGCTGCGACGCCGGCGGTGAGCTGCACGCTGTCCTAG